The following nucleotide sequence is from Triticum dicoccoides isolate Atlit2015 ecotype Zavitan chromosome 7B, WEW_v2.0, whole genome shotgun sequence.
GTAGCCTGATTATCATGTAAAAGAGAAGATACTCATTTTGATTGACACCTGGCAAGAAGCTTTTGGTGGTGCTCGTGCAAGATACCCACAATATTATGCTGCATATCAAGAACTGCTGGTATTATTCACTTTAAGTATGCTGACATTTGGTTCATCTTCCTTTACTAGATCAGATTAAATCAGTTGTACAATTTTTTTTGAGCATTTCTTAAGCCAACATTCATCAGTAACATGAAAACATCTGTGCTCTAGTGTACATCGTACATTTTCTCTTTGATATATGAAGCTTCCTTCAACTTATCATAGTGTCGCTCTCTGATATACCAGCGTGCTGGAGCCGTATTTCCTCAAAGGTCAGAGAGTTCTGTGCCAATCTATACTCCACCACAAACTCAACCTCTACAGAACTACCCTCCTCCTGCTTTACGTAATACTGACTATCGGCAAGAGGCACCTGAATCATCTTCAGTGCCAGAAGTATCTACACTAAGGTACATTATCTTCACGAACTTAGTGACCATGCAGGCACGGATAAATGATGCTCAGAACTAATGTGAACTATGTCCATTGTCTTGTGCGCATTTGAATGATGACAGTATTGATTGCTGACATACTGCTAATCCTTTTGCTCATTAATATACTATGCAATTTGCCTCCAAAATTTATGTAATTGATATGATGACAGTATGTGTACATTATTATTTCCGTTAGGATCATTTTATAGAGGAGTGTTACGGCATAACCTAACCAGAACCCTAAGATATTATGCATTAATTTGAGGTGATGCACAAATATATGAGACCTTAAATACTGAAATGCTTCCTCTTTCCAGAGCTTGAATGCGTGCCTTTTACTGTACAGTAATTTTCTAGTTATATGTGTTATTTGACCTGTAATTGCTTTTAGTTTCCTTTCCAATTCTGTAACCACAGTGTCATCAGCACTGTGGTTAGCAGTGTACTACTTTGAAGTCTTCGAGTTCCCTTTTATAAGAATGTTTCAAATTTGCAAAACTTTTTCTCCAGTGTGACAGAAATTCAGAATGCAAGTGGCGTCATGGATGTTCTCTCAGAGATGTTGAATGCTATTGATCCTGGTAACAGAGAGGTATTTCACTGCCCATTGCCTACTCACATGCTGTAACAATATGTGGTTCATAAAATGATCCAATGACCAGTTTTGTTGCGGAAAGTTAATGCAGGAAAAAATAACACCATCCTACATGGCTGTGTTGAATTTTCTTACTTAAAGTTGGATATGTATACTGCCATGTTTCAGAGTCTAAAAGTTCTTAACACCGGACTATATAAACCATAGTATTTCTAGTTATATGATTTAGATGTCAGGTCAGTATATTGCTTAATTGTAAATCTGTAATGAACATGCAGGGTCTAAGGCAGGAAGTCATTGTGGACCTTGTGGACCAATGTCGTTCTTACAAGCAGAGAGTGGTTCAGCTCGTCAACACGACCTCGTAAGTTTCTTCTGTGGTGTCCGGCTGTTTAAGCAGTGAACTACATGGAATCGGGTTGTGGAAATGTAGGATATGCATTTTTCCGACCTAATTAATAGTTTTGATAACCCACTAACTGCCTTTGCTACCAAATTCATTCTGATGTCCTCTTGATAAAACTGAGGGAAAGAAGGACACACAATGCTGTGAATATCTATGCTAAATGCTATCCAATTATACACCTTTATAGTTTCTTGACAAAATTTCTGGAATCTCTCGAGTTCACTCTATTCTTCTTTGCTACATAGAACACCATATACAAGGACCTTTGGCCGACTACTACTAACATATGCAGCTCAATATACAACACCACCACCCCTCAAGATGGGATTTCAAGGCTGTTCCCTCATAAATCAGCTCTTTGATGAGAAAGTATATATCAAGCCCCACATATTCTTCTTCTCAAGGGCTGTCAACTCTTCCAACATAGCCTGATACAACTAGGGATCTGCTTTGCTGTTCTCCAATCAGTTGGGACTACTGTAGATTTGGTAAAGCGATGAAGGCTTTGTACTCTGGTGACAGTGATTCATATGACACATAGCTGGCTATATCATTCTCAGAGCCATATCTGGAATCCTATCCCTCCTTGTACTGTGGCTCATCACTCTCGCCACACTGACCACTGCAAGCTCACTTCCCCAGGAACTCTTGCCAGCTGCTGATCCATGTGCAGCTGGCGTCAGCAGACAAATCACTGCTGACCAAGCTGGAGTTTGGTTGACAAAGTTGCTGCATTCAACTGGATTCACCGCTTTCCTATTGGACCCTCTTGGTCCTAACTTGTACGGTGGCGGCGAGACACATGCCTCCTTGGTTGGATCAAGTGCCGCTGGCACAGTGAGCTCTGATACTCTTCTCTGCTATATGCATACAACACCAAAACATGAACCTACCGCTACTACTAACACACAGTGCTCAATATATTGCCAGTTTTGATGCAATAATTTAAATAAGCTTGCATTCACTCCCTAAGTACTCCTAAAACTGCTCTTTATTCTAATTAATTCCTGAATATACTAGTTTGTGTCATGGTACTTCACCCTAATCTCTACATTTTAGGCATGTGACTTTACAAAAATAACTGGCAACTTCTCAGGAATAATTGGCAACTTCTTATTGGCGTGTTCAGATCAGAAATATATATAGAAATTGTGGTGGTAGTACCACCAATCCACTATTTGTCTAATTAAACAGAAATACACAATGGAAAGAAAATATATTAGCTAGTTCAGCCCTGTAGGTAATCATTACTACTATAGACATCTTTTTTGTGGGGATACTATATGCATACTTCAGCTATGTTCTAGTCCAAAATTTATATCTGATACTGTATTGCTGTGTTATGTTTGAGATACGCCCATTTATGTACATGACTGTATTATTTGCTGAAAATTGGGCGACTGAACTCATGTTTGCTGGTTGCTTTTTCTGTAACTAGATTTCACAATGTAGCTTTGTATTACTGATTGAATTTCTGTAGAGTCTGTTGTGTTCATATGAGTACTTATTATGATATGGTTCTCTTACTATTTCCATGCATTAAATTGTCACAGCGATGAAGAGCTGCTAAGCCAGGGCCTTTCATTGAATGATGATTTGCAGCGTGTTCTAGCAAAACATGATGCGATTGCTGCAGGCATAGCTGTTCGGGTAGAAAAGCCAAAACTACCACAGGCCCCTGCGAATAGTTCCCCACCAGCAAAGCCAGAGGGGCCAAAAGAGCCAACTCAAAGGTTGTGTTATCTTATACCAAGCATCCTGTTTTAATCAATTTATGCTACTCTCCTGAAATGAGGCATGCATAATGCGGGTTCAGAACTCTTGAAACAGTATTGGAATGATTAAAATAGTAGAGTACTGCATTATGCTCTGACTGACTTCTTGATTATATACCGTCTGAACCTGTCAGGTCTTCTGAAGCTGCTGGTAAGGTTTCTCCATTTGAGCAATTAGCACTTCCTGCCCCTCCATCATCCAGCACCTCAAAGCCTCCTGGAGAAGCATCTGTTGGTCCTAGTATTGACCTACTCAGTGGAGATGATTATTTCAAGCCAGAACCTGTGAATTCTCAAGCCCTTGTTCCTGTTGGCAATTCCCCTGCAGCTTCTGCTTCAGGCCACAATACCTTAGATCTTGTAGACATGTTTTCGCAAAGCGATGCTAGCAATAACAGTCACAACCCTGTTATATCATCCCCAATATTGAACTCAAATCCTAATCTCTCCACACCACAAGCATATCTTGCTCCACAGCATCCTGTTCCACCACAGGAGTCTTCATTTTCCAATGGGTTGGCCTCCAATACAATCCCAACTTATGGTCAAGGTTGTGACCTAAACTCAGCAAGTTCGTGGAATGGGCAGCTTGCTCAAGGAATGAATCAACCACAGCAGGCACCAAATTATGGTACATAACACTATCTTCTATAGTTACAATATGACCTTCTAATATgttatttagtactccctccgtcccacaatataatatGTTATTACAACTAGTATGTGAGT
It contains:
- the LOC119335235 gene encoding TOM1-like protein 9; protein product: MPQSVLVDRATSESLIGPDWSLNLEICDILNHDPSQAKDVVKSIKKRIGHKNSKIQLLALTLLETLIKNCGDFVHMHVAERDILHEMVKIVKKKPDYHVKEKILILIDTWQEAFGGARARYPQYYAAYQELLRAGAVFPQRSESSVPIYTPPQTQPLQNYPPPALRNTDYRQEAPESSSVPEVSTLSVTEIQNASGVMDVLSEMLNAIDPGNREGLRQEVIVDLVDQCRSYKQRVVQLVNTTSDEELLSQGLSLNDDLQRVLAKHDAIAAGIAVRVEKPKLPQAPANSSPPAKPEGPKEPTQRSSEAAGKVSPFEQLALPAPPSSSTSKPPGEASVGPSIDLLSGDDYFKPEPVNSQALVPVGNSPAASASGHNTLDLVDMFSQSDASNNSHNPVISSPILNSNPNLSTPQAYLAPQHPVPPQESSFSNGLASNTIPTYGQGCDLNSASSWNGQLAQGMNQPQQAPNYGQDDQSSDLPPPPWETQPAESDQFQTGQPDRLAMPPGQFGGIPPQPVQVGQPGQVSLSQPLLTGQPSGMQFPPGYVEQPGAQHPQSMPNTQYGGMYPSMQGNQAGGMYPQQMAGDIYQQQMYGGQMAAGYGYGQQPGGYYVPNAAYGYPSANELSQRMNGLAMQNNGLYGTPASSSLQQANRPARPEDSLFGDLVSIAKTKPSKTAANKAGGL